The stretch of DNA CCGTGAATAGGCCAATTCATTTCGTTGAATGAAGGGTGAGAGGATTTGAATCCGGAAACGAAGCGATAGACGATAATATATCCGACGTCCGTCGCTGGAAGACGAAGTCCGAAGGAAGCGAACGGTATTCGGGCGAGGGCTGGGACCCCTACGCCGAGCCGCGGAAAAGGTTTATTCCGCCGCGATCTTGCCCGCCAGCTGCCGGTTCTTCATCAGCTTGTAGATGACCGAATCCATTAGCGCCTGGAACGAAGCGTCGATGATGTTCTCCGAGACGCCGACCGTCCACCAGCGCACCCCGTCGCTGTCGGTGGATTCGATCAGCACGCGGGTGATCGCCTCCGTGCCGCCATTGAGGATACGCACCTTGAAATCGGCGAGCACCAGATCGTCGATCTCGTGCTGGTACTTGCCGAAATCCTTGCGCAGCGCGAGGTCGAGCGCATTGACCGGGCCTTCGGCATCGGCAACTGACATCAGCGTCTGGCCGTCGATGGTGATCTTGACCACCGCCTCCGAGACGATCTTCACACGGCCGAGACTGTCGAAGCGGCGCTCGATCATCACGCGGAAGCCTTCGATGGTGAAGAATTCTGGGATCGTGCCGAGCGTGCGGCGGGCCAGCAGCTCGAAGCTCGCATCCGCGCCCTCATATGCATAGCCGATCGATTCACGTTCCTTGACGATCGAGATCAGCAGGTCGAGCTTCGGATCGTCCTTGGCGACCTCGATGCCGCGCCGCTTCAGCGCATTGATGAAGTTCGCCTTGCCGCCCTGGTCGGAGACCATGACCTTGCGGAAGTTACCGACGGTTTCAGGCGGCACGTGTTCATAGGTCCGCGGATCCTTGAGCAGCGCCGATGCGTGGATGCCGGCCTTGGTGGCGAAGGCTGAGGCGCCGACATAGGGCATCTGGTGATCCGGCGAGCGATTGAGCAACTCGTCGAAAGCATGCGAGAGCCGGGTGAGGTTGAGCAGCCGCTCCTCGTCGATCGCCGTTTCGAAACGGCTGTTGTAGGCGCTCTTCAGCGCCAGCGTCGGGATCAGCGTCACCAGATTGGCATTGCCGCAGCGCTCGCCGATGCCGTTCAGCGTACCCTGGATCTGCCGGACGCCGGCGTCGACGGCGGCAAGCGAATTGGCAACCGCCTGACCGGTGTCGTTATGCGCATGGATGCCAAGACAGTGGCCGGGAACGCCTGAGGCGATCACCGCCTCGACGATGGCGCGCACCTCCGGCGGCTGCGTGCCGCCATTGGTGTCGCAGAGTACAACCCAGCGGGCGCCACTCTCATAGGCCGTCTTGGCGCAGGCGAGCGCATAGGCCGGATTGGCCTTGAAGCCGTCGAAGAAATGCTCGCAATCGACGATCGCCTCCTTACCCGCGCCAACCGCCGCCTTGACGCTTTCGGCGATGCATTCGAGGTTTTCCTCGTTGGTGCAGCCGAGCGCCACCGCGACATGATAATCCCAGCTCTTGGCGACGAAACAGATGGCGTCGGATTTTGCCTGCAGCAGCCCGGCAATGCCGGGATCGTTGGAGACCGAAACGCCCGCCCGCTTCGTCATGCCGAAGGCGACGAAACTGGCCTGGCTGGTGCGCTTCTCGCTGAAGAAGGCGGTATCCGTCGGATTGGCGCCGGGATATCCGCCCTCGACGTAGTCGAGGCCGAACTCGTCCAGCATGGCGGCAATCGCAATCTTGTCCTCGACGGAAAAATCGATGCCGGGCGTCTGCTGCCCGTCCCGAAGCGTCGTGTCGAAGAGGTAGATGCGTTCTTTCATGTCGTTTCCTCCCGCCAAGCGGGTTGTAATGAAGTGCGGATGCTGCCCCTCATCCGGCTGCCGCCACCTTCTCCCCGTTATGACGGGGAGAAGGGATATGCCGCACCGTATCGCGGGGCACGTCCCCTCTCCCCGCGGGCGGGGAGAGGGTTAGGGTGAGGGGCTGCCCCCAATGCTAACGATCAGTCTTGCTTCCTGGCAAACTTATCCGTCGCCCGGATCAGCCGATCGAGAATCCCCGGCTCCGAATAGGCATGGCCCGCACCCTCGATCAGGTGGAACTCCGCCTTCGGCCAGGCCTTGTGCAGCAGCCAGGCATATTTGGCCGGGCAGGGCATGTCGTAGCGGCCATGCACGATGACGCCGGGAATATGCTTGAGCCTGCCGGCATCGCGGATCAGCTGTCCCTCGTCCATCCAGCCGGCATTGACAAAGAAATGGTTCTCGATGCGCGCAAATGCATAGGCGAATTCCGGCTCCTCGAACTTGAAGCTCGTCGAAGGTTCCGGCAGCAGCGTGATCGTTTCGCCTTCCCAGATGCTCCAGGCCTGCGCCGCCGCGAGGCGCACATTCCTGTCCTCATGCGTCAGGCGGCGATGATAGGCATGCATCATCTCATGCCGCTCTTCCGGCGGAATCGGCGCGATGAACCGCTCCCACTTGTCAGGGAACATCTCCGAGACGCCGAATTGATAATACCAGTCGAGCTCGGCCTTGGTCAGCGTATAGATGCCGCGCAGGATGAGCTCGGAGACGTGCTGCGGATGCGTCTCGGCATAGGCGAGCGCCAGGGTCGAGCCCCAGGAGCCGCCGAACACCTGCCAGCTGTCGACGCCGGCCATCTCGCGCAGCCGCTCGATATCGGCGACGAGGTGCCAGGTCGTGTTGGCATGCAGTTCCGCATGCGGCGTCGACCTGCCGCAACCGCGCTGGTCGAACAGCATGACGTCGTAGAGGGCGGGATCGAAGAGCCGGCGATGGGCGGGCGAGATGCCGCCGCCCGGGCCGCCATGCAGGAAGACGGCGGGCTTGGCGCCAGGCGTGCCCGAGCGCTCCCAATAGATCACATGGCCGTCGCCGACATCGAGATGGCCGGAAACATAGGGTTCGATTTCGGGATAGAGCGTGCGCAGTATCTCGGTCATATCTTCACGCCTTTCGCCGGCCAGACTTCGGTGTCGTGATCGGGATGCTGGAAGGAGATGATCGCCTCCTGCCGGGAGTAGAAATCCTGATCCTTCAGCACCGGCGCCTCGAAGATTTCCTCGACCCAGGGCAGGCGGGCCTCGTAGTTGACCTGGATCAGCGGTGCGAGGTCGCTGCGGTCGTCGAAGGTGCCGATCGCAAGCTCCAGCCCGCCCGGATGACGATAGGTCATCGGCGTGCCGCAATTGTTGCAGAAGCCGCGTTCGATATTGACCGAGGACTGGAAGTAGTTCGGCTCGCCGCGTGTCCACTCCATCCCTTCCTCAGGCGCGGTAACGAGCGCCGAGAAGAAGCCGCCGAACTGCTTCTGGCACATGCGGCAATGGCAGATCGAGGGTCGCCCCAGTCTGCCCGAGATGCGGAAGCGCACGGCACCGCACTGGCATCCGCCTGTCTTGATCGTGTCCGTCATGAGGTTTCTCCGAGGGGCCAGCTTTTCGTGTCGTGGTCGGGGTGTTGATGGTTGCTTGCCGCGATCGCATTCTCGCGGTCGGGCGTTTCAGCCTGTGGTTCCAGCGGCAGGCCGTCCAGCGCGTGAAACCAGGACATCTTGCGGCCGGTGTTCGATTGCATCACCGGCTTGACCGCATCGGGATCATCGAGCGATCCGAGCGTGATGTTGATGAATTCCGCCTCCGGAATATCGTAGAACAGCGGCGTGCCGCAATCGCCGCAGAAGCCGCGCCGCACCAGATCCGAGGACTGAAACCATTTCGGCGCGCCGCGCGTGAAGGTAAAATCGCTGCGCATCACGCCGGCAAGCGGCATGAAATAATTGCCCGCCGCCTTCTGGCACATGCGGCAATGGCAAAGATGGGGATAGCCGAGTTCGCCTTTGGCGCGGTAACGCACCGCCCCGCACTGGCACCCGCCGCTTTTGTCTGATTCCGTCGTCATCCGATCTCCTTGGGTGGCCATGCCTGCGTCTCATGATCAGGATGCTGGCAGGAGACAAGCTCAAGCAGGAAGGGGGCGGCTTGCGCATCCTCTTCCGTCCGGTGGCCCGGCAATTCGTGCAGATGATCGACGAAACCGATCTTGCCCTCGATGCCGAATTGGATCACCGGCGGAAACGCCGAAGGGTCGTCAAAGGCGCCGGCGGCAATCGCCATTCCATCCGGCGCCTCGTAGGTTAGCGGCGTGCCGCAATCGCCGCAGAAGCCACGCTCGACGAAATTGGAAGAGCGGAATCTTTTCCGCTCTCCGCGTGTCCATTCGAAATCGGCGCCGCGTACTGAGACCAGCGGCGCATAATAGGCACCGAACGCCTTCTGGCACATGCGGCAATGACAGATCGACGAATCCTTGACGTCGCCGCTGACGCGGAAACGGATCGCTCCGCATTGGCAGCCGCCGGTATAGGTGGTCATCTCTTGACCTCCCACGTCGTCACGCGCTCGCCCGTTACCGCATCCTTGCCGTCCTTCAACTGGATGCCCTTCGCCGTCAGTTCGTCGCGGATCTTGTCGGCCTCGGTGAAGTTCTTCGCTTTCAGCATTTCGAGACGCATTGCGACCAGCGCATCGACCGCCGATGCGACGGCTTCGTCGATTTCCATCTTTTTCGGCAGCAAGCCCAGCAGGTCGGCCGTTGCGGCAAAGACGGCACTGGCTGTGGGATCCGTATGCGCAGCTTGCGCCAACGCATGCAATGCCTGCACCGCGGCCACCGTATTGAGGTCGTCGGAAAGCGCGTTCAGCACGGATTCATCGGGCGCCGCATCGCCGACTTCTGCCGCCGGCCATTTGGCGAGCAGACGTTCGGCTTCTTCCAATCGCTTGATCGAGAAATCGATCGGCTCGCGGTAATGCGTCATCAGCATGGCAAGGCGCAGCACCTGGCCCGGCCATTTGCGGCCGCCGAAGGTTTCCGTGTGCAGCAACTCGTGGATGGTGACGAAATTGCCTTCGGATTTCGACATCTTGCGGCCTTCGACCTGCAGGAAGCCGTTATGCATCCAGACATTCGCCATCACCTCGGTACCGTGGGCGCAGCGCGACTGGGCGATTTCGTTTTCATGATGCGGGAAGATCAAGTCCAGCCCGCCGCCGTGAATGTCGAAGACATTGCCGAGATAGCGCTTGCTCATCGCGGAGCATTCGATGTGCCATCCGGGCCGGCCACGGCCCCATGGGCTCTCCCAGCCGGGCTCGTTGTGGCTCGACAATTTCCAGAGCACGAAATCGCCAGGATGCTTTTTGTGTGCGTCGACAGCGATGCGGGCACCCGCCTGCTGCTCGTCGAGCGGACGCTTCGAAAGCTGACCGTAATCCGCCATGGATTTGGTGTCGAACAGCACTTCGCCCGATGCAACATAGGCATGGCCGTTGCCGATCAGCTTCTCGATGATCTCGGTCATCTCGACGATATTGTCGGTGGCGCGCGGCTCGAAGCTTGGCTCCAGGCAGCCGAGTTCGGCGACATCGGTGTGAAATTGCGTCTCAGTCTTTTCCGTGACCGCGCGGATCGCGTCGTTGAGCGGCAGGCCCGGATGGTCCCGAAGCGCCCGCGCATTGATCTTGTCGTCGACGTCGGTGATGTTGCGGGCATAAGTGACGTGGTCTTCGCCATAGACATGGCGCAGCAGCCGGAACAGCACGTCGAAGACGATGACCGGCCGGGCATTGCCGATATGAGCGAAGTCATAGACCGTCGGGCCGCAGACATACATGCGGACATTGTTGGGATCGATCGGCGAAAAGACCGATTTTTCCCGTGTCAGCGTGTTGTATAGCTTCAGTTCCGGCGTCGCGCCCATTTCACTCTCCCAAATGCACGATCAGAAAAATATCGCGACCGGCGGACCGGGGCGTTTCGCATCTTGACTATTTGGGAGACGAAAACGGCCGGGCCAGCGCTCGCGCTAGCGAATAATCTTCCGGCAGATAATGCAGATAACCGTTTTCATGGCGGGTTTTATGGCCCGGTTCGCGCCTCCGGTCAAGGGGGCGAAGAGCGATCCAGCGGCAACAGGATCCATCCATCCGATGAATCGATTGCAGCAACCAACGTCTTAGAAACCAGTTGGCGCACCCTTGAAATTCGCCCGCCATTTTCGCGGCGCAAATCTCGCATAGCCGGTTGAGAGGCTGTTGCAAATCGGGAGGAAGGGATGCGGAAACTGGCTCGATCGACGATCGGAGCGGCTGCAGTTCTGGTGGTCGCATTCGCTGCATATCTAGCATACGATTTCGGGATGCTTTGCTTCAACAATCCCTCTCTCAGCAACTATCCAATCCAAGGCATCGATGTCAGCCATCACCAGGGCGATATCGATTGGAAGGCCGTTGCCGCGCAGCCGAATGTTCGTTTCGCCTTCATGAAGGCGACCGAAGGCGGAGACCATCGGGATTCCAAGTTCGCCGACAACTGGCAGCGCGCTAGAGATGCGGGAGTGGTGAGGGGCGCTTACCATTTCTTCACCTTCTGCCGACCGGGCAAGGATCAGGCGCAGAATGTCCTGGCGACCGTGCCGAAGGAGCAGGGAACTCTGCCGATCGCCGTCGATCTGGAGTTTGTCGGCAATTGCAACAAAATCCCGACGCTCGAGGAAATGGTTGCCGAGGTGAGCGCCTTTTTCACCGAGCTGAAGGGCACTTTTCCGGAAAAACCTATTTTCTACGTCACCCAGGAGTTCTTTGATCAATATCTGAAAGGCAATGAATCGCGCTTCCCCGACCACTATCTGTGGCTGCGCAGCGTGTTCAGGGAGCCGAGGCAGGAAGAGTGCAGTCGTTTGTCGATCTGGCAATTTGCCGATAACGGCACATTGGACGGCATCCAGGGACCGGTAGACCTCAATGCACTCTGCCCGTCGGAAACGGGCTTAGCTCACCTGTTCCCAACCGTTGCAGCGAACTGAAACGTCCCGGCTTATTCCGGCAGCCGGTAATCGACGAGTTTGTTCTCCCGCACCATGAACAGCTTGCCCGTCTCCGTCACACCAGGCCCCAGCAACGGCAGGATTGCCTTTGCGACCTCGGAGGGATGCGGCAGCGACTGCGGATCTTCTCCGGGCACCGCCTGCGCCCGCATCGCCGTGCGTGTCGCCCCCGGATCGACGCTGGTGACCCGCAGCGGGGTGCTTTGACTTTCGCCGGCCCATGTGCGCGCCAGCGCCTCGACGGCGGCCTTGGAAGCGGAATAGGCGCCCCAGAAGGGGCGGCATTTGTGGGCAGCACCCGAAGAGATGATCACCGCGCGGCCGGCATCGGAGCGGGCCAGCAGCGGGTCGACCGAGCGGATCAGCCGCCATGTTGCGGTGACGTTGATGGTCATCACCTTCTCGAACACCTTCGCCTCGATATGGCCGATCGGCGAAATGACGCCGAGCACGCCGGCATTGGCGACGAGGATGTCGAGCTTGCCCCAGCGCTCGAAGATCGAGCCGCCGAGCGCATCAATCGCATTCATGTCGGCAAGGTCGAAGGGCACGAGCGTCGCCGTGCCGCCGACGGCCTTGATCGCATCATCGAGATCCTCGAGCCCGCCGACCGTGCGTGCGCAGGCAATCACATGGGCGCCGGCTTTGGCAAGTTCCAGCGCCGTGAAATAGCCGATGCCGCGCGACGCACCGGTGACGAGTGCGATCTTGCCCTCAAGATTGATGTTCATGATGTCGTGTTCCCTCACGAAGGGAGAGGGGTGCGATGCACCCCTCGGGATGGACAATGGAAAAGCCGGCGCGCCGTGTCAGCCGTTGCTGGCAAGCATGGAAATCTTGTTGCCCATGGACTCGCCGTTCTTGTCGAGCAGGCGGGTCGGATAGTCGCCGGTGAAATAATGGTCGGTGAACTGCGGCCGGGCCGGATTGCGATCCTCGCCGCCAACGGCGCGATAGAGGCCGTCGATCGACAGGAAGGCGAGCGAATCCGCGCCGATGTATTTGGCCATGGCTTCGACATCGGCATATTGGTTTGCGAGCAGCTTGTCTGCGTCAGGCGTGTCGATGCCGTAGAAATCCGGGAAGAAGATCATCGGGCTTGCGACGCGGACATGGACTTCGCGCGCGCCGGCTTCACGGATCATCTGGACGATCTTGAGAGACGTCGTGCCACGCACGATGGAATCATCGACCAGCACCACGCGCTTGCCTTCGATCATCGCCCGGTTGGCCGAATGCTTCAGCTTCACGCCGAAGGCGCGGATCTGCTGCGTCGGCTCGATGAAGGTGCGCCCGACATAATGGTTACGGATGATGCCGTATTCGAAGGGAATGCCGCTCTGCTGCGCATAGCCGAGCGCCGCCGGCGTGCCGCCATCCGGCACCGGCACGATCACGTCGCCATCGACGGGCGATTCCTTGGCGAGGTTCATGCCCATACTCTTGCGCGTCGTATAGACGTTGCGGCCGCCGACGACCGAGTCCGGGCGGGCGAAATAGACATATTCGAACAGGCAGAGGCGCTCCAGCTGTGGCTTGCTAGGCTTGCGCGCATCGATGCTGATCGAGCCGTCGGGCTGGATTTCACAGATGATGACCTCGCCGTTCTCAACGTCGCGGATGAACTTGGCGCCGATAATGTCGAGCGCGCAGGTCTCCGAGCAGAAGATCGGCTTGCCGTCGAATTCTCCCATGACCAGTGGGCGGATGCCGGTCGGGTCGCGCGCGGCAATCAGCTTGGTGCGCGTCATGGCGAGCATCGAATAGCCGCCTTCCATCTGGCGAATGGCATCGATGAAGCGGTCGGATGTGGAAGCGTGGCGGGAGCGGGCGATGAGGTGGAGGACGACCTCGGTATCGGAGGTCGACTGACAGATGGCGCCGGTCGCGATGATTTGGCGGCGCAGCGTCAGGCCGTTGGTGAAATTGCCGTTATGGGCAATGGCGATGCCGCCTTCTTCCAGTTCGGCAAAGAGCGGCTGCACGTTGCGCATGGCCACTTCGCCGGTTGTCGAGTAGCGGGTATGACCGATCGTAATGCTGCCGGGCAGGCGGGCGAGCGTCATCGGATTGGTATAGTGGTCGCCGACGAGGCCCATGTGGCGCTCTTGATAAAAGCGCTTGCCGTCGAAGGAGACGATGCCGGCCGCTTCCTGTCCGCGGTGCTGCAAGGCATGCAGGCCGAGCGCCGTGAGCGCGGCGGCATCGGGATGTCCCAGAA from Rhizobium leguminosarum bv. trifolii WSM1325 encodes:
- a CDS encoding 2-isopropylmalate synthase/homocitrate synthase family protein (TIGRFAM: 2-isopropylmalate synthase/homocitrate synthase family protein~PFAM: LeuA allosteric (dimerisation) domain; pyruvate carboxyltransferase~KEGG: ret:RHE_CH01419 alpha-isopropylmalate/homocitrate synthase family transferase); translated protein: MKERIYLFDTTLRDGQQTPGIDFSVEDKIAIAAMLDEFGLDYVEGGYPGANPTDTAFFSEKRTSQASFVAFGMTKRAGVSVSNDPGIAGLLQAKSDAICFVAKSWDYHVAVALGCTNEENLECIAESVKAAVGAGKEAIVDCEHFFDGFKANPAYALACAKTAYESGARWVVLCDTNGGTQPPEVRAIVEAVIASGVPGHCLGIHAHNDTGQAVANSLAAVDAGVRQIQGTLNGIGERCGNANLVTLIPTLALKSAYNSRFETAIDEERLLNLTRLSHAFDELLNRSPDHQMPYVGASAFATKAGIHASALLKDPRTYEHVPPETVGNFRKVMVSDQGGKANFINALKRRGIEVAKDDPKLDLLISIVKERESIGYAYEGADASFELLARRTLGTIPEFFTIEGFRVMIERRFDSLGRVKIVSEAVVKITIDGQTLMSVADAEGPVNALDLALRKDFGKYQHEIDDLVLADFKVRILNGGTEAITRVLIESTDSDGVRWWTVGVSENIIDASFQALMDSVIYKLMKNRQLAGKIAAE
- a CDS encoding proline iminopeptidase (KEGG: rec:RHECIAT_CH0001490 proline iminopeptidase protein~TIGRFAM: proline iminopeptidase~PFAM: alpha/beta hydrolase fold), with the protein product MTEILRTLYPEIEPYVSGHLDVGDGHVIYWERSGTPGAKPAVFLHGGPGGGISPAHRRLFDPALYDVMLFDQRGCGRSTPHAELHANTTWHLVADIERLREMAGVDSWQVFGGSWGSTLALAYAETHPQHVSELILRGIYTLTKAELDWYYQFGVSEMFPDKWERFIAPIPPEERHEMMHAYHRRLTHEDRNVRLAAAQAWSIWEGETITLLPEPSTSFKFEEPEFAYAFARIENHFFVNAGWMDEGQLIRDAGRLKHIPGVIVHGRYDMPCPAKYAWLLHKAWPKAEFHLIEGAGHAYSEPGILDRLIRATDKFARKQD
- a CDS encoding glutathione-dependent formaldehyde-activating GFA (PFAM: glutathione-dependent formaldehyde-activating GFA~KEGG: ret:RHE_CH01421 hypothetical protein), whose translation is MTDTIKTGGCQCGAVRFRISGRLGRPSICHCRMCQKQFGGFFSALVTAPEEGMEWTRGEPNYFQSSVNIERGFCNNCGTPMTYRHPGGLELAIGTFDDRSDLAPLIQVNYEARLPWVEEIFEAPVLKDQDFYSRQEAIISFQHPDHDTEVWPAKGVKI
- a CDS encoding glutathione-dependent formaldehyde-activating GFA (PFAM: glutathione-dependent formaldehyde-activating GFA~KEGG: rec:RHECIAT_CH0001492 putative glutathione-dependent formaldehyde-activating protein), with translation MTTESDKSGGCQCGAVRYRAKGELGYPHLCHCRMCQKAAGNYFMPLAGVMRSDFTFTRGAPKWFQSSDLVRRGFCGDCGTPLFYDIPEAEFINITLGSLDDPDAVKPVMQSNTGRKMSWFHALDGLPLEPQAETPDRENAIAASNHQHPDHDTKSWPLGETS
- a CDS encoding glutathione-dependent formaldehyde-activating GFA (PFAM: glutathione-dependent formaldehyde-activating GFA~KEGG: ret:RHE_CH01423 hypothetical protein), whose protein sequence is MTTYTGGCQCGAIRFRVSGDVKDSSICHCRMCQKAFGAYYAPLVSVRGADFEWTRGERKRFRSSNFVERGFCGDCGTPLTYEAPDGMAIAAGAFDDPSAFPPVIQFGIEGKIGFVDHLHELPGHRTEEDAQAAPFLLELVSCQHPDHETQAWPPKEIG
- a CDS encoding cysteinyl-tRNA synthetase (KEGG: rec:RHECIAT_CH0001495 cysteinyl-tRNA synthetase protein~TIGRFAM: cysteinyl-tRNA synthetase~PFAM: Cysteinyl-tRNA synthetase class Ia), producing MGATPELKLYNTLTREKSVFSPIDPNNVRMYVCGPTVYDFAHIGNARPVIVFDVLFRLLRHVYGEDHVTYARNITDVDDKINARALRDHPGLPLNDAIRAVTEKTETQFHTDVAELGCLEPSFEPRATDNIVEMTEIIEKLIGNGHAYVASGEVLFDTKSMADYGQLSKRPLDEQQAGARIAVDAHKKHPGDFVLWKLSSHNEPGWESPWGRGRPGWHIECSAMSKRYLGNVFDIHGGGLDLIFPHHENEIAQSRCAHGTEVMANVWMHNGFLQVEGRKMSKSEGNFVTIHELLHTETFGGRKWPGQVLRLAMLMTHYREPIDFSIKRLEEAERLLAKWPAAEVGDAAPDESVLNALSDDLNTVAAVQALHALAQAAHTDPTASAVFAATADLLGLLPKKMEIDEAVASAVDALVAMRLEMLKAKNFTEADKIRDELTAKGIQLKDGKDAVTGERVTTWEVKR
- a CDS encoding glycoside hydrolase family 25 (PFAM: glycoside hydrolase family 25~SMART: glycoside hydrolase family 25~KEGG: ret:RHE_CH01426 glycosyl hydrolase, lysozyme protein) yields the protein MRKLARSTIGAAAVLVVAFAAYLAYDFGMLCFNNPSLSNYPIQGIDVSHHQGDIDWKAVAAQPNVRFAFMKATEGGDHRDSKFADNWQRARDAGVVRGAYHFFTFCRPGKDQAQNVLATVPKEQGTLPIAVDLEFVGNCNKIPTLEEMVAEVSAFFTELKGTFPEKPIFYVTQEFFDQYLKGNESRFPDHYLWLRSVFREPRQEECSRLSIWQFADNGTLDGIQGPVDLNALCPSETGLAHLFPTVAAN
- a CDS encoding short-chain dehydrogenase/reductase SDR (PFAM: short-chain dehydrogenase/reductase SDR; KR domain protein~KEGG: rec:RHECIAT_CH0001498 probable oxidoreductase protein), translating into MNINLEGKIALVTGASRGIGYFTALELAKAGAHVIACARTVGGLEDLDDAIKAVGGTATLVPFDLADMNAIDALGGSIFERWGKLDILVANAGVLGVISPIGHIEAKVFEKVMTINVTATWRLIRSVDPLLARSDAGRAVIISSGAAHKCRPFWGAYSASKAAVEALARTWAGESQSTPLRVTSVDPGATRTAMRAQAVPGEDPQSLPHPSEVAKAILPLLGPGVTETGKLFMVRENKLVDYRLPE
- a CDS encoding amidophosphoribosyltransferase (TIGRFAM: amidophosphoribosyltransferase~PFAM: glutamine amidotransferase class-II; phosphoribosyltransferase~KEGG: ret:RHE_CH01428 amidophosphoribosyltransferase), whose protein sequence is MNQSHSFPTDDPLDGDTLHEECGVFGILGHPDAAALTALGLHALQHRGQEAAGIVSFDGKRFYQERHMGLVGDHYTNPMTLARLPGSITIGHTRYSTTGEVAMRNVQPLFAELEEGGIAIAHNGNFTNGLTLRRQIIATGAICQSTSDTEVVLHLIARSRHASTSDRFIDAIRQMEGGYSMLAMTRTKLIAARDPTGIRPLVMGEFDGKPIFCSETCALDIIGAKFIRDVENGEVIICEIQPDGSISIDARKPSKPQLERLCLFEYVYFARPDSVVGGRNVYTTRKSMGMNLAKESPVDGDVIVPVPDGGTPAALGYAQQSGIPFEYGIIRNHYVGRTFIEPTQQIRAFGVKLKHSANRAMIEGKRVVLVDDSIVRGTTSLKIVQMIREAGAREVHVRVASPMIFFPDFYGIDTPDADKLLANQYADVEAMAKYIGADSLAFLSIDGLYRAVGGEDRNPARPQFTDHYFTGDYPTRLLDKNGESMGNKISMLASNG